In Chitinophaga sp. HK235, a single window of DNA contains:
- a CDS encoding SusD/RagB family nutrient-binding outer membrane lipoprotein, whose protein sequence is MKKYIYIIGCAAVMFSTVLTSCKKNFEEINTDPNSTEHALPQQLLAPALVNTLSANLNRNRNFNNELMQVTVDINDAEGKVFRYDYRSSWSDYLYTAWYSRLTDFKAMYATATDTLTSNQSFQGISLICQSWVYSLLTDTYGDVPYFKSNMAKDSAISYPPFDRQKDIYFDIFKQLEKANELLKGNVSIPGGSDPVYGGNIGKWRKFGNSLYLRLLLRLSGKAEVADTCIKKIKEMVDVNPTQYPIMANNDESAILRWTGMGPLVSPLLNVREQDFRSPGIASFFIDHLAAWNDPRIDIPTYGANGYNRWAIVPYSGMYQGVPSGYAPGENPQKKAYFNSYVSTSSAPSLMNDPMTGMILNYPEVCFILAEAAAKGWISGAADQYYNNGAMNSITQWVPKFTGPITNWLAAADIQWIESETLDQKMEKIHLQKYYALFLTDMQQWFEYRRTGHPVLPKGNGLKNNGIMPARMTYPVFVQSANPGNYKAAVAAQGADLISTQVWWQKP, encoded by the coding sequence ATGAAGAAGTACATATATATCATAGGATGTGCTGCTGTAATGTTCAGTACAGTGCTCACTTCCTGTAAAAAGAACTTTGAAGAAATCAATACCGACCCTAACAGTACCGAACACGCACTGCCACAGCAGCTGCTGGCGCCGGCACTGGTAAATACCCTTTCCGCCAACCTCAACAGAAACAGGAACTTTAACAATGAGCTGATGCAGGTAACGGTGGATATCAATGACGCAGAAGGTAAGGTATTCCGTTATGATTACCGTTCCAGCTGGTCAGATTATCTGTACACTGCCTGGTATAGCAGGCTTACCGATTTCAAGGCGATGTATGCAACGGCAACGGATACACTGACTTCTAATCAGTCGTTCCAGGGTATCTCCCTCATCTGTCAGTCATGGGTCTATTCCCTGCTCACAGATACCTATGGGGACGTACCTTATTTCAAATCCAATATGGCTAAGGACAGCGCTATTTCCTATCCGCCTTTCGACCGTCAGAAGGATATCTACTTTGATATTTTCAAACAACTGGAAAAAGCCAACGAATTGTTGAAAGGAAACGTTAGCATCCCCGGTGGCAGTGATCCGGTGTATGGCGGCAATATCGGCAAATGGCGCAAGTTCGGTAACTCCCTTTATCTCCGGTTATTACTGCGTTTGTCCGGCAAAGCAGAAGTAGCGGATACCTGTATTAAGAAGATTAAGGAGATGGTAGATGTGAACCCTACCCAGTATCCGATCATGGCGAACAACGACGAGTCTGCCATCCTGCGCTGGACGGGCATGGGACCGCTGGTGTCACCGTTGCTGAATGTACGTGAACAGGACTTCAGATCGCCAGGTATTGCCAGCTTCTTTATAGATCATCTGGCTGCCTGGAATGACCCGCGCATCGATATCCCTACCTATGGCGCCAATGGTTATAACAGATGGGCCATTGTCCCCTATAGTGGCATGTACCAGGGTGTTCCCAGCGGATACGCACCAGGAGAAAATCCTCAGAAGAAGGCTTACTTCAACTCCTATGTGTCTACCTCCAGCGCGCCCAGTCTCATGAACGACCCGATGACAGGCATGATCCTGAACTATCCGGAAGTATGCTTTATCCTCGCGGAAGCTGCTGCCAAAGGATGGATCAGCGGAGCTGCAGACCAATACTATAACAACGGAGCGATGAACTCCATCACGCAATGGGTACCTAAATTCACCGGTCCTATTACCAACTGGCTGGCGGCTGCTGATATTCAGTGGATCGAATCCGAAACACTGGATCAGAAGATGGAGAAAATACATCTGCAGAAATACTATGCGCTTTTCCTCACCGACATGCAACAGTGGTTTGAATACCGTCGTACCGGTCACCCGGTGTTGCCGAAAGGAAATGGTCTGAAAAACAATGGTATCATGCCGGCAAGGATGACTTATCCGGTGTTTGTACAATCCGCCAACCCCGGCAACTATAAAGCTGCCGTGGCAGCACAGGGAGCGGACCTGATCTCTACCCAGGTATGGTGGCAGAAACCGTAA
- a CDS encoding SusC/RagA family TonB-linked outer membrane protein, with product MKNFLLFFVIFVMTDTVLFAQQKKITGTVRERADNTPLPGVNVRVKGTSKGTQTNSEGAYTIYADERDTLMFSSIGLQPHQVIVGNRVVINVIMGSDVKQLDNVVITALGIKREEKALGYAATVVKGEDLTNALSNNWTDALSGKVAGLNLIRSNGGPTGSNKIILRGENNLTGENEALIVVDGVVINHGSGRRTSISGETAYGTNNDNMPADYGSGLNDINPEDIASITVLKGPGAAALYGQRGANGAIIITTKSGASKKKGLGITVNSNNAFEQVNRWPDLQYEYGQGLDGSDYYSYGASPSGASTSGTSSSYGPRFDGQLFYQYDPLTQAQGKTKTPWVPYKTLNSFFNTGETYTNSVSLDGGTDKTTARFSFTNVSNKWIIPNTGYKRNSLAMSVNSKINDKLQVSSKVNYTNKSSDNLPGVGYGNQSLMYWYIFWQPNADINWLRNYWVNGQGNKQIKYPFSSYPSNPFAVAYEYLNKSNRHNVTGNFTATYSFTKELSLQVRSSMDLSYEMRSQQRPYGAGAKYAKGSFRAQNIFSMEASSDFLLRYAKKFNSDFDFSATLGGSTLRNSYNRDENRADSLTYPGVYTLANAAGPLVTMPWKSKYAINSIYGMVTGAYKNYLFADLTARQDWNSVLATPTRTANSGFFYPSANLSFVLSEVAKLPAAIDFAKLRFSASGVGSGGTVPYTTAYYYSPAGSLYSGGLMMPSTLANPDLRPLRTITYEVGTNVVLLKNRLGFDVAVYTGRTKDQILKRFTDPASGYTNAIINGGLVVNKGLEVAINGTPLTTRSGFKWTSNFVFSTNKNVIKSLPDSSIVLQTGPVGGGQIVATVGGSMGDLYGRGYLRAPDGQIVYDPKTGVALLTTDVVYLGNTIPKWKMGLTNNFSYKQFSFNILFDAQFGAVAHSLTHYKLAEQGKTTNTLPGRYSGIIGNGVVQNEDGSYRKNDVIATNIDEYYRSHYGQDNGEGNTFSTDFIKLREARLDYTLKPSTAKKIGLQRLTVGVYGRNLAIWSPWPIFDPEFGTLSGTDIIQGFEIGQFPSTRTFGFNLVIGL from the coding sequence ATGAAGAATTTTCTACTATTCTTCGTCATCTTCGTGATGACGGATACCGTACTTTTTGCCCAGCAGAAAAAGATCACGGGAACGGTGAGAGAACGCGCGGACAATACGCCTCTTCCCGGCGTAAACGTGCGTGTAAAAGGTACTTCAAAAGGCACACAAACCAATTCTGAAGGTGCCTATACCATTTATGCAGATGAAAGGGACACACTGATGTTCTCTTCTATTGGTTTACAACCACACCAGGTGATCGTTGGTAATCGTGTAGTCATTAACGTGATAATGGGAAGTGATGTAAAACAACTGGATAATGTAGTTATTACAGCATTGGGTATCAAACGCGAGGAAAAGGCACTGGGATATGCTGCTACTGTTGTTAAAGGAGAAGACCTGACCAATGCCTTGTCTAATAACTGGACAGATGCCTTGTCAGGTAAAGTAGCCGGTTTGAACCTGATCCGCTCCAATGGCGGTCCTACCGGTTCCAACAAAATCATTCTGCGTGGAGAGAACAACCTTACCGGTGAGAATGAAGCCCTGATCGTAGTAGACGGAGTGGTCATCAACCACGGAAGTGGCCGCCGTACATCTATCAGCGGAGAAACTGCCTATGGTACCAACAACGATAACATGCCTGCCGACTATGGTAGTGGGCTGAATGATATCAACCCGGAAGATATCGCCTCCATCACAGTGCTGAAAGGTCCTGGTGCTGCGGCTTTGTACGGTCAGCGTGGTGCCAACGGTGCCATTATCATTACCACCAAATCCGGCGCCAGCAAAAAGAAAGGACTGGGTATTACCGTTAACTCAAACAATGCTTTTGAGCAGGTAAACCGCTGGCCCGATCTGCAATATGAATATGGTCAGGGTTTGGATGGATCTGACTATTATTCCTATGGAGCTTCTCCCTCCGGTGCAAGCACCAGTGGTACCAGCTCTTCGTATGGTCCCCGCTTCGATGGTCAGCTGTTTTATCAGTATGATCCATTGACACAGGCGCAGGGTAAAACCAAAACACCATGGGTGCCCTATAAAACACTCAACTCATTTTTTAATACCGGGGAAACCTATACGAACTCCGTAAGCCTGGATGGTGGAACAGATAAAACCACTGCCCGCTTCTCTTTCACCAATGTTAGCAATAAATGGATCATCCCTAATACCGGCTATAAACGTAATAGCCTGGCTATGTCGGTAAATTCCAAAATCAACGACAAACTGCAGGTGTCATCCAAAGTAAACTATACCAACAAGTCCAGTGATAACCTTCCTGGTGTTGGTTATGGCAACCAGTCGCTGATGTACTGGTATATTTTCTGGCAGCCTAATGCAGATATCAACTGGCTTAGAAACTACTGGGTAAACGGACAAGGCAACAAACAGATCAAATATCCTTTCAGTAGCTATCCTTCCAACCCGTTTGCAGTAGCTTACGAGTATCTGAATAAATCCAACAGGCATAATGTTACCGGTAACTTTACCGCTACCTACAGCTTTACCAAAGAGCTCAGCCTGCAGGTAAGATCTTCTATGGACCTGTCTTATGAAATGCGCTCCCAGCAACGTCCTTACGGTGCCGGTGCCAAATACGCCAAAGGCAGCTTCCGTGCTCAAAACATTTTCTCTATGGAAGCTAGCAGTGACTTCCTCCTGAGATACGCCAAAAAGTTCAACAGCGATTTTGATTTCTCTGCAACACTGGGTGGAAGTACGCTGCGCAACAGTTACAACCGCGATGAGAACCGTGCAGACTCGCTCACGTATCCTGGCGTGTACACACTGGCCAACGCTGCTGGTCCTCTTGTGACCATGCCCTGGAAGTCAAAATATGCGATCAACAGTATTTACGGAATGGTGACCGGTGCCTATAAAAACTACCTGTTTGCCGACCTGACCGCCCGTCAGGACTGGAACAGCGTACTGGCAACACCTACCCGTACCGCCAACTCCGGATTCTTTTATCCATCCGCCAACCTGAGCTTTGTATTGTCAGAGGTAGCGAAACTGCCTGCTGCCATTGATTTTGCCAAGCTGCGTTTCTCTGCCTCTGGTGTAGGTAGTGGTGGTACTGTACCTTATACTACCGCTTATTATTATTCACCTGCAGGAAGCCTGTACAGTGGTGGTCTGATGATGCCTTCCACACTGGCCAATCCAGACTTGCGGCCGCTGCGCACCATTACCTATGAAGTAGGTACCAACGTAGTGTTGCTGAAAAACAGACTGGGCTTCGATGTGGCTGTATATACCGGCCGCACCAAAGACCAGATCCTGAAACGCTTTACGGACCCGGCTTCCGGATACACCAATGCCATCATCAACGGTGGACTGGTTGTTAATAAAGGACTGGAAGTAGCGATTAACGGTACTCCGCTTACTACCAGAAGTGGTTTTAAATGGACTTCCAACTTCGTTTTCTCTACCAATAAAAATGTCATCAAATCCCTGCCCGACAGCTCTATCGTGCTGCAAACCGGCCCTGTTGGCGGCGGACAGATCGTGGCCACCGTAGGCGGCAGCATGGGTGATCTCTATGGAAGAGGTTATCTGCGTGCTCCGGACGGACAGATCGTATATGATCCTAAAACCGGCGTGGCACTGCTCACTACCGATGTGGTATACCTCGGCAATACCATCCCTAAATGGAAGATGGGCTTAACGAATAATTTCTCCTACAAGCAGTTCAGCTTCAATATCCTCTTTGATGCACAGTTTGGTGCTGTAGCACACTCCCTGACCCATTATAAACTGGCAGAACAGGGTAAAACTACCAACACGCTGCCTGGCCGTTACAGCGGTATCATTGGTAATGGCGTAGTACAAAATGAAGATGGTTCCTACAGAAAGAACGACGTCATCGCTACCAATATCGATGAATACTACCGTTCTCACTATGGTCAGGATAACGGTGAAGGAAACACTTTCAGCACCGACTTTATCAAACTGAGAGAAGCACGACTGGATTATACGCTGAAACCTTCTACCGCTAAAAAAATCGGTCTGCAGCGTTTAACCGTGGGCGTTTACGGTCGTAACCTGGCTATCTGGTCACCATGGCCCATCTTCGACCCTGAATTTGGTACCCTCAGTGGCACAGACATCATCCAGGGCTTTGAAATCGGGCAGTTCCCATCTACCCGCACCTTCGGTTTTAACTTAGTTATTGGCCTCTAA
- a CDS encoding AraC family transcriptional regulator, translated as MYLDALLPHAQLVRESEAKGFRQACYAMVPETGLEGIFEYTALEGFEINYSNITVARHTAVQLNASKQYVEMHFSLSGRFLSRNEKLIKPLLVKDLQHSLFSVPQNLTSGLEFQSDKRPLVKVDILFNKNYFEHIAHEDCALHTTLLDKLACNDRMPADIGMMDVTPHLLSVLTDIITCKRTGYFGRMFLEARVLELFMLQTEALQEALPGKGCGYLMDFSRDIEKLYFVKELIDKEPETDHSLQKLSRQAGLNVFKLKNGFKSLFGDTVFGYINSLRMEKARKMLLEGAPINTIAYQLGYSSPNNFSTAFKRKYGITPGKFKA; from the coding sequence ATGTACCTGGATGCTTTATTACCACACGCCCAACTTGTCAGGGAGAGCGAGGCCAAAGGCTTTCGGCAGGCATGTTATGCTATGGTCCCGGAAACAGGCCTGGAGGGAATTTTCGAATACACCGCGCTGGAAGGATTTGAAATCAACTACAGCAATATCACAGTGGCCAGGCATACTGCCGTGCAACTCAATGCCTCAAAACAGTATGTCGAAATGCATTTTTCGCTGAGTGGCCGCTTTCTCTCCCGGAATGAGAAATTGATAAAACCATTACTGGTAAAGGATTTACAGCACAGTCTTTTCTCCGTACCCCAAAACCTTACCTCCGGTTTAGAGTTCCAGTCGGATAAACGGCCGCTGGTAAAAGTGGATATTCTCTTCAACAAAAATTATTTTGAACATATTGCTCACGAAGACTGTGCGTTACATACCACTTTGCTGGACAAGCTGGCCTGTAATGACAGGATGCCGGCCGATATCGGTATGATGGATGTAACTCCCCATCTGCTCAGCGTTCTCACCGATATCATCACCTGCAAACGTACCGGTTATTTCGGCAGAATGTTTCTGGAAGCGCGAGTATTGGAACTGTTTATGCTGCAAACGGAAGCACTGCAGGAAGCGCTTCCTGGTAAAGGATGTGGTTATCTGATGGACTTTTCCAGGGATATAGAGAAACTCTATTTTGTGAAGGAGCTGATAGATAAAGAACCGGAAACAGACCATTCCCTGCAAAAGCTGAGCCGCCAGGCCGGCCTGAATGTATTTAAGCTGAAAAACGGCTTCAAAAGCCTGTTTGGCGATACCGTATTTGGATATATCAACAGCCTTCGTATGGAGAAAGCCAGAAAAATGCTGCTGGAAGGTGCACCCATCAATACTATTGCCTACCAGCTGGGATACAGCAGTCCCAATAACTTCAGCACTGCCTTTAAAAGAAAGTACGGCATAACCCCCGGAAAATTCAAAGCCTGA